One Deltaproteobacteria bacterium genomic window, AGCGCGCATGTACTTGAGGTTACGGGGAGATAAGCCGCTCATGTCCGGGTAAGCCTCATGCAGATCGGCGGATAGGCGGTCGATGATCTTGGCGCCCCAGCCCTGCTGCTCCTGGCGTTCCAAAATCAATCGCCCGATGTCCCAATACAGGATGACCATGGATGCGTTCGCGGCCATGACGACCCGCAACCGTTCGGTCTGGATACGTCGTTTGATCTCGCCGAGAACATCAGCGTAGTTGTCGGGTAATCCCACGCGGGGTGGTACCACAGGGAACGAGGCGTCTTCTCGTTTTCTCCCCCGTGACTTTCGCTCTGGATCGATGGTAGTCGGAGTTTTTCGGATAGATTTCTTCATATCCCCATCTCCTCAAAGTTTTTCTGAATCTTGGCCGCCAGTTCTACAGCCTCTTTATTCAGATCGGCCAGCTCGGTGTGGATGTCGCGCATGGTCTGTTCGAAATCGAAGTCTTCGTCTTCTACCATCGGGGCTACGCCGACGTAACGTCCCGGGGTCAGGCTCCAGTCGGCGGCTTCTATCTCCCTGCGATCGACCAGCCTCACCAATCCCGGCACGGCTTCAAGTTCGGCCTTGGGGAAACGTTCTTGCAGCCAGGCCACCTGCCGATGGAAATAGACCGCATGCCTAAGCTTGTCAACGGCGGCTTTGCGTTCCCCATCAAGTTGCTTTACCAGCTTGGAGACAAACCTGCGGTCATAGACCGCCGACACAGATTCATCTCCATTGAATCCACTCCCCAGATCGGCCACACGGGCGGCCAGTTTGAAGAGCAGGTCCACTTGCTTGATGAGGTCTTTGATACGTTCGGCCATAGGGTCGAAGGCCCGGCGGGCTTTATGTTGGGAATCATTTTTATTGGGCAATGATAAGGCAAAACGTTTTTGGAAACCTTTGATGTCGGCCAGCAGGCGGGTCCGGTCTGTTTCATAGAGTTTTGCAGCTTCGTTAAGTTCCGCGATTGCCTCGGCCAGACCTTTTTTCTTTTCCCCTTCAATCGCCTCCTCTTTCTCAACGACAGTACTAAGGGCAATGAAACGGCTTTGGAGTTCACCGAGTGTTTTTTTGAAAATCTCGAGTTTTTCCGGAGTGGCCTCTACCTGGGAGCAAATCGAACCAAGGTACTCTTTCACCAATTTCTGGAATCGGTCTTGTTGTCCCCGGTAGAGCCAGACTATGGCTGAAATATTTTGCATCTGTTCCGGGGAAAAATCATAAATTTTGCGGGTCACTTTGCGAAAGATGTTGCGGGCGTCGAGCATCAGCACCTTGTCTTTACGAGGGGCGGGCTTGGACCGGTCAAAAAACCACAGTTCGCAGGGGACCGAGCGGGTGTAAAAAAAATTGGAGCGGATGGAGATCATCACGTCCACATCCCCGGTCTCGACGATTTTCCGCCGAACTTCCTTTTCTCCGTGCCCGGCACTGGAGGCCTGGGAAGACATGACAAAACCGGCCCGGCCCTTCTCGTTCAGATAGCTCCAAAAATAAGAAATCCAAAGGTAGTTGCCGTTGGATACCTTCTTCTGCTTGTTCACTCCCGGCAATCCAAAGGGGAGACGCGGGTCGCCCTCGATCTTCTCGGCATCCACCAGGTCCACGTTGAAGGGAGGATTGGCCATCACGAAATCGCACTTGCCCGCCAGCGCATGTTCGTCCTGGTAATAAGTGATGGCCTCAGCAATCTTTCCTTCCAGCCCGTGGACGGCCAGATTCATTTTGGCGATGCGGATAGTGTCGCGGATCTTCTCTTGGCCAAAAAAGACCACTCGCTTAGCCGTGTCGCCGCCCTCATGTTCGATGAAATGGCTGGACTGAACGAACATGCCTCCCGAACCGCAGGCCGGATCGAATACCAGGCCGTGATCGGGCTCGATGACGTTGACAATGGTTTGAACCAGCGAGGAGGGGGTAAAAAATTCACCATTGTCGTGGGCCTTTTGAACAGAAAATTTGGCCAGAAAGTATTCATAGATTCGGCCGAAGACATCGCCGGTGGCTTGTTTGATCTGTTCACTGTTGAAGGTTCTCATCAGATCTTCGAGAACCTTGGGTTCGAAGATGCCAAAGTCTTTGGGCAGGACCCCTTGGAGCGGCTCAAACCCGGCCTCAATAGCCGTCATGGCCTCAGAAACCAGTTTAAGCAGGTCACTGCCGCTGAGGGCGGCTTGTTGTATGATCCAGTCGAAGCGGGCGGTTTCCGGAAGATAGAGGGCCCGGCGGCGATGGTAATCAGCCGGCAGCACCTTACGCTTGGGCATTTTGCCCGCAGCCTGCTCCTCTTCGATCTGGCGTCTGGCCTCCTCAAAACGGTTGGCGGCATGACGTAGGAAGATAACCCCCAGGACCGGCATAAAATAGTCGCTGGAAGTAACCTTGGCATTGGCCCGAAGGTTATCCGCCGCCTCCCAGAGATCGGCCTCCAGTTTCTCTATGTCTTTAAATGCGTCTGTCATTTTTTTTAATTTCGTCAGGTACGATAGTTTTTTGAAAAACCAAACAGGATCAACAATATAAAACATATCCATCAGTTAAAGTCAATCTTAAAGAAAAACAACTCCCCTATTCCGGGTTTCCCATAAAACCCAACAGCTTTTCTTCAACCCCAAAGCCGCCATTTTTAACGCAAATACTATTTCATTGTCATTAAACCGTCACCTCGAATAATTCAAATAGAGGTCATGAAAACGGCCGAAGGATTTTTGGTGGGATGTCCCGATTGCCGGGCCGATGCCCTTTATCGGTACGGCAGGATCTGGACCGGAAAACAACGATACATTTGCCTTTTATGCGGAAGGCAATTCACCCCCGGTTCAACTCGAAAAGACAAAAAATTAAACAGTTAAAAAATTTTCAGACAGTAGGAGGCAAATGAAAAATAAACGATATGGGGTAATTCATCAAACGAATAAAAATGCGGTCATTGATAAGCCCCTGAAGGATTTAATCCACATAAAACCAACCCTGAACTATTTTCCTAAAGATCCTTCTAATTCCGGCTCTGCTTTACCGGGATCTAAAGGCAATGACGATGAAATGAGAGAACGCTATAGGATCTAACTATCACAGGGAAAAGTTACTCCCTTCCTTTGACCCTTACTTTGGAATGAACATCGGTAACCCTCTTGCGGCCGATGCCTATTATTAATAACAGCTTACCCTTCCCCAAATTCATGCCCGGTTTTGAATATTGGTGGGTTACGCTTCGCTGCACCCACCCTACAGGAATTTTGCCACCTGATCGAGAAAACTTTTTCAATGTTGATTTACTAAGCGCCTTATTGTCGCCAAAATGTCATCTAATGATCATCAGGATTTTACAAACTCCTGATAAATTGCCTTCCACTATTGGAACCCAAAGAGAAAACCGAGTAGGAAAAGAAAGTTCGGAGTTTTGAGTTCGGAGTTCGGAGAAAAGTCGATGGGTCAGAGGCAATAGGTAAGCCAACAAACTTTATATTTTCTCTTGGCCCAGAGCCCAGAGCCCAGAGCCCATTGCCTATTGCCATTATAAAGTTTTTCATACTTGAAACTTGTATCTCGCATCTTGAAACTTTATTTTTAAATGAAAAGAGGTGATGGCCCGGGAAGGAAATGTTAAAATATCTTCATTAAACTGTAACAGAATCGTAACAAAGGGAACTTAGATTAATTAAAGTAAAAAACGGAGAAAATATCATGAAAAATTTATTC contains:
- a CDS encoding N-6 DNA methylase; the encoded protein is MTDAFKDIEKLEADLWEAADNLRANAKVTSSDYFMPVLGVIFLRHAANRFEEARRQIEEEQAAGKMPKRKVLPADYHRRRALYLPETARFDWIIQQAALSGSDLLKLVSEAMTAIEAGFEPLQGVLPKDFGIFEPKVLEDLMRTFNSEQIKQATGDVFGRIYEYFLAKFSVQKAHDNGEFFTPSSLVQTIVNVIEPDHGLVFDPACGSGGMFVQSSHFIEHEGGDTAKRVVFFGQEKIRDTIRIAKMNLAVHGLEGKIAEAITYYQDEHALAGKCDFVMANPPFNVDLVDAEKIEGDPRLPFGLPGVNKQKKVSNGNYLWISYFWSYLNEKGRAGFVMSSQASSAGHGEKEVRRKIVETGDVDVMISIRSNFFYTRSVPCELWFFDRSKPAPRKDKVLMLDARNIFRKVTRKIYDFSPEQMQNISAIVWLYRGQQDRFQKLVKEYLGSICSQVEATPEKLEIFKKTLGELQSRFIALSTVVEKEEAIEGEKKKGLAEAIAELNEAAKLYETDRTRLLADIKGFQKRFALSLPNKNDSQHKARRAFDPMAERIKDLIKQVDLLFKLAARVADLGSGFNGDESVSAVYDRRFVSKLVKQLDGERKAAVDKLRHAVYFHRQVAWLQERFPKAELEAVPGLVRLVDRREIEAADWSLTPGRYVGVAPMVEDEDFDFEQTMRDIHTELADLNKEAVELAAKIQKNFEEMGI
- a CDS encoding IS1 family transposase, with protein sequence MKTAEGFLVGCPDCRADALYRYGRIWTGKQRYICLLCGRQFTPGSTRKDKKLNS